The Hymenobacter oligotrophus genome has a window encoding:
- a CDS encoding M1 family metallopeptidase: MAEKLLASDPHSCARPQEAVVRHLELQLTVDFAGKRLQGKATWHVAVQPGITELWLDTRDLAIEAVTLDDDATLTAFDLGDADPVLGRPMRIRVHPTTRTVTVLYRTAPEAAALQWLTPEQTAGKQHPFLFTQSQAILARTWIPCQDSPGVRFTYDATVQGPAELLALMSAENPQQRSASGAYTFRMPQPIPSYLMALAVGDLQFQALSHRTGIYAEPATLPKATHEFADLEQMVAAAEELYGPYRWERYDLLVLPPSFPFGGMENPRLTFVTPTILAGDRSLTSLVAHELAHSWSGNLVTNATWNDFWLNEGFTVYFERRIMERLYGRPYADMLQVLGQTALHHTIAELGADSPDTHLHLQLAGRDPDEGLNEIAYEKGNYLLLTLEQLVGRGKLDAFITQYFAEHAFQSMDTAHFVGYLRRNLLEQIPGTEAQLQLEQWINAPGIPPVAPPVQSERFAGVEAALQSWRHGATPTSLETGTWSTHEWVHFLHGIPEHITAEQLADLDNAFGFTNSGNAEILTAWLPLAIGANYEPANAALQDFLTRVGRRKFLLPLYKALLATPAGQARAQQLYAQARGNYHSVSTSTLDTLVGKPTLA; the protein is encoded by the coding sequence ATGGCAGAAAAGCTTCTGGCTTCCGACCCGCACAGCTGCGCCCGCCCGCAAGAGGCCGTGGTGCGCCACTTGGAGCTGCAACTCACCGTCGATTTTGCCGGCAAGCGTTTGCAAGGCAAAGCCACGTGGCACGTGGCGGTGCAACCGGGCATCACGGAGCTGTGGCTCGACACCCGCGACCTGGCCATTGAAGCAGTTACCCTCGACGACGACGCCACACTTACGGCCTTCGACCTAGGCGACGCCGACCCGGTGCTTGGCCGGCCGATGCGCATTCGGGTGCACCCCACCACCCGCACGGTTACGGTGCTCTACCGCACCGCGCCCGAAGCGGCCGCCCTGCAGTGGCTAACGCCCGAGCAAACCGCCGGCAAGCAACACCCCTTTTTGTTTACGCAGTCGCAGGCCATTTTGGCCCGCACCTGGATTCCGTGTCAGGATTCGCCGGGGGTTCGTTTCACCTACGATGCCACTGTGCAAGGACCCGCCGAGCTGCTGGCCCTGATGAGCGCCGAAAATCCGCAGCAGCGGTCGGCTTCGGGCGCGTACACGTTCCGGATGCCTCAGCCCATTCCTTCCTACCTGATGGCCCTGGCCGTGGGCGACCTGCAGTTTCAGGCGCTTAGCCACCGAACCGGCATTTACGCCGAACCCGCCACGCTGCCCAAAGCCACCCACGAATTTGCCGACCTAGAGCAAATGGTGGCTGCCGCCGAGGAGCTCTACGGCCCTTACCGGTGGGAGCGGTACGATTTGTTGGTGCTGCCGCCGTCGTTCCCGTTCGGGGGCATGGAAAACCCACGCCTCACCTTCGTTACGCCCACCATCCTGGCCGGCGACCGAAGCCTCACCAGCCTGGTGGCGCACGAGTTGGCCCATTCCTGGTCGGGCAACCTCGTAACCAACGCCACCTGGAACGACTTTTGGCTGAACGAGGGCTTTACCGTGTACTTCGAGCGGCGGATTATGGAGCGCTTGTACGGTCGTCCGTACGCCGACATGCTGCAGGTGCTCGGGCAAACCGCCCTGCACCACACCATTGCCGAGCTAGGCGCCGATAGCCCCGATACCCACTTGCACCTGCAGCTAGCCGGCCGCGACCCCGACGAGGGCCTGAATGAAATTGCGTACGAAAAAGGCAACTACCTGCTCCTTACCCTCGAGCAGCTGGTAGGCCGCGGTAAGCTCGACGCGTTTATCACGCAGTACTTTGCCGAGCACGCGTTTCAATCGATGGATACGGCGCACTTCGTGGGATACCTGCGCCGCAACCTGCTCGAGCAAATACCCGGCACCGAGGCCCAGCTGCAGCTCGAGCAGTGGATCAACGCCCCGGGCATTCCGCCGGTGGCGCCGCCGGTGCAGTCGGAGCGGTTTGCCGGCGTCGAGGCCGCCTTGCAGTCCTGGCGCCACGGGGCTACCCCTACTTCGCTCGAGACGGGCACCTGGAGCACCCACGAGTGGGTGCATTTCTTGCACGGCATCCCCGAGCACATCACCGCCGAGCAGCTTGCCGATTTGGACAATGCTTTCGGGTTTACCAATTCCGGCAACGCCGAAATTCTTACCGCGTGGCTGCCGTTGGCCATCGGGGCCAATTACGAACCGGCCAACGCGGCGCTGCAGGATTTTCTGACGCGCGTAGGGCGACGTAAGTTTTTGCTTCCGCTCTACAAAGCGTTGCTGGCCACGCCCGCAGGCCAGGCCCGGGCTCAGCAGCTTTACGCACAGGCGCGCGGCAATTACCATTCGGTTTCTACCAGCACCCTCGATACGCTGGTGGGCAAACCAACTTTAGCGTAG
- a CDS encoding L,D-transpeptidase family protein has product MKSSVQTVFLSTLRLMLAFCLLLVTASCSQEQKAKVQDAAADLLPGAAKKAGPQPRVDTVYVEKYMVTKPAFKGEIEWGKKFYKEREGRLGWFREHEVLPHAERMLSVLSKAGEEGLDPKDYKVVDFDKLFAQLKEAPDTTARNALEKEIDVALSATYFNWADDFYRGLVNPREVKSIDWKIKRNKIKLHKALMTILQERESTYPYYEFEPLHPEYDRLREALARYRAMQRSGGWATVPAVKRLRPGDTSAVVPALRRRLLGFRPDGTPNPALAAQPQAVPVSNKAGQTNTAGSRESRSYDAELVAAVKAFQEQNGLNPDGNLGPETLKLLNIPLQQRIDQIILNMERWRWIPKRFEPNYLLVNIPDYHMWVYENGKPALDMRVIVGKQLNATPVFSDKMEYVVLAPYWNVPFSIIDKELRNGLENDPAGYLERLDMEVVKGSGEKATRVDPTSIDWANLTEANWKYTLRKRPGPRNDLGDVKFLFPNSNDIYLHDTPHDELFSQAKRGFSHGCVRVERPLELAEYLLRNKPGWDMSKIQETVAGGKEQYVTLPEKLPVYLVYFTTWVDDAGNVHFREDIYGHDKSLAQEYFST; this is encoded by the coding sequence ATGAAGTCCTCGGTTCAAACCGTTTTTCTCTCCACTTTACGGCTGATGCTGGCTTTCTGCCTGCTGCTGGTTACTGCCTCGTGCAGCCAGGAGCAAAAGGCGAAAGTGCAGGATGCAGCCGCTGATCTGCTGCCGGGCGCTGCCAAAAAAGCGGGCCCGCAGCCGCGCGTCGACACCGTGTACGTTGAGAAGTACATGGTCACGAAGCCGGCCTTCAAAGGCGAAATTGAATGGGGTAAAAAGTTTTACAAAGAGCGCGAAGGGCGCCTCGGCTGGTTTCGCGAGCACGAGGTACTGCCCCACGCCGAGCGCATGTTGTCGGTGCTGAGCAAGGCCGGCGAAGAGGGCCTCGACCCCAAAGACTACAAAGTCGTGGATTTCGATAAGCTCTTTGCCCAGCTGAAAGAGGCCCCCGACACCACCGCGCGCAACGCCCTCGAAAAAGAGATAGACGTTGCATTATCAGCCACTTACTTCAACTGGGCCGACGATTTTTACCGCGGCCTGGTAAACCCGCGCGAGGTCAAAAGCATCGACTGGAAGATCAAGCGCAACAAAATCAAGTTGCACAAGGCGCTCATGACGATTTTGCAAGAGCGCGAAAGCACTTACCCGTACTACGAGTTTGAGCCGCTGCACCCCGAGTACGACCGGTTGCGCGAGGCACTGGCGCGTTACCGAGCCATGCAGCGCAGCGGCGGATGGGCCACGGTGCCCGCCGTAAAACGCCTGCGCCCCGGCGACACCTCGGCCGTGGTGCCGGCCTTGCGCCGCCGCTTGCTGGGCTTCCGGCCCGACGGTACCCCCAATCCCGCGCTGGCGGCCCAGCCGCAAGCAGTGCCGGTATCCAACAAAGCCGGCCAAACCAACACGGCCGGCTCGCGCGAGTCGCGCAGCTACGACGCCGAGTTGGTGGCTGCCGTAAAGGCGTTTCAGGAGCAGAACGGCCTGAACCCCGACGGCAACCTAGGGCCCGAAACCCTCAAGCTGCTCAACATTCCGTTGCAGCAACGCATCGATCAGATCATCCTGAACATGGAGCGCTGGCGCTGGATACCGAAGCGCTTCGAGCCCAACTACCTGCTCGTAAACATCCCCGACTACCACATGTGGGTGTACGAGAACGGCAAGCCCGCCCTCGACATGCGCGTGATTGTGGGCAAGCAACTGAACGCAACCCCCGTATTCAGCGACAAGATGGAATACGTGGTGCTCGCGCCGTACTGGAACGTGCCGTTTAGCATTATTGATAAGGAGCTGCGCAACGGGTTAGAAAACGACCCCGCCGGCTACCTCGAGCGCCTCGACATGGAAGTGGTGAAAGGCTCCGGCGAAAAAGCTACTCGCGTCGACCCCACCAGCATCGATTGGGCCAACCTGACCGAAGCTAACTGGAAGTACACGCTGCGCAAACGCCCGGGCCCGCGCAACGACCTAGGCGACGTGAAGTTCTTGTTCCCGAACTCCAACGACATTTACCTGCACGATACACCCCACGACGAGCTCTTCAGCCAAGCCAAGCGCGGCTTTAGCCACGGCTGCGTGCGGGTGGAGCGGCCGCTCGAGTTGGCCGAATACCTGCTGCGCAACAAGCCCGGTTGGGACATGAGCAAAATCCAGGAAACCGTGGCCGGAGGGAAGGAGCAGTATGTAACGCTTCCCGAGAAGCTGCCGGTGTACTTGGTATACTTTACCACGTGGGTTGACGATGCCGGCAACGTGCATTTCCGCGAAGACATCTACGGGCACGACAAATCGTTGGCACAAGAATATTTCAGCACCTAA
- a CDS encoding helix-turn-helix domain-containing protein, producing MVDRIRQLLQARQLTSTQFADAIGVARPIVSHILSGRNKPSLEVVQKILLAFPDLSMAWLLNGHGPMLAMQATKSSQEPPKASTAALATPLPKRTPKAVVEPVLPADDERAPHVATPAAPEAASSVTAEPMPQPSTPAPQAENLNAAPSQATREAANNSQVVEQRATQLAVTQSKIIRRVLIFYTDGTFTDYTPATDAV from the coding sequence ATGGTCGACCGCATTCGCCAGTTGCTACAGGCGCGCCAGCTTACTTCAACGCAGTTTGCCGATGCTATTGGCGTTGCTCGCCCCATCGTGAGCCACATCCTCAGCGGGCGTAACAAGCCTAGTTTGGAGGTGGTGCAGAAAATCTTGCTAGCCTTTCCAGATCTGTCGATGGCGTGGTTACTGAACGGACATGGCCCAATGCTGGCTATGCAGGCTACCAAATCATCTCAGGAGCCACCTAAGGCAAGCACTGCCGCCTTGGCTACTCCGCTGCCTAAACGCACGCCAAAGGCCGTTGTAGAGCCCGTATTGCCCGCAGATGACGAACGTGCGCCCCACGTCGCTACACCGGCGGCCCCCGAAGCTGCATCATCAGTCACGGCTGAGCCTATGCCACAGCCATCCACACCGGCACCGCAAGCCGAAAATTTGAACGCAGCCCCATCCCAGGCCACCAGAGAGGCTGCTAACAACAGCCAGGTTGTAGAGCAGCGCGCGACTCAACTTGCTGTCACCCAATCCAAAATAATACGTAGAGTATTGATATTCTACACCGATGGGACTTTTACCGATTATACTCCTGCAACCGATGCAGTCTGA
- a CDS encoding DEAD/DEAH box helicase: MTFDDLQLLPELLTALHATGYESPTPIQQQAIPYVLDARDLLGVAQTGTGKTAAFTLPLLQRLHLSRPTNQPSGPRAVRSLILTPTRELAIQIGESFATYGQNLKLRHAVIFGGVSQHPQVEALRRGTDVLIATPGRLIDLINQGYVDLKRLEIFVLDEADRMLDMGFINDIRRILPLLPKQRQSLFFSATMPPTIQQLADSILRNPQQVAVTPVSSTAEKVEQAVYMIEKTDKPYLLLEVLSNPELRRVLVFTRTKHGADRVAKGLTAKGIVAEAIHGNKSQNARQRALQNFKSGETRVLVATDLAARGIDVDELSHVVNYELPNEPETYVHRIGRTGRAGAEGMALSFCDAEERAYLQDIQRLINREIRVVDNHSYANNDVAPVPLKGPNITKPKGPAGRPPRPGRGGATGGAGSKAARGAGAGHARPATAPRHNQDSRSKASSPGQSAPVAGTGKPRPNNNSRPGRRRRRD, from the coding sequence TTGACATTTGACGACCTCCAACTGCTGCCAGAGCTGCTGACAGCTTTGCACGCCACGGGCTACGAAAGCCCCACCCCTATTCAGCAACAAGCCATTCCGTACGTGCTCGATGCGCGCGATTTGCTTGGCGTAGCCCAAACCGGCACCGGCAAAACGGCGGCCTTCACGCTGCCGCTGCTGCAACGCCTCCACCTCTCCAGGCCCACCAACCAACCCAGCGGCCCGCGTGCCGTGCGCTCACTCATCCTGACGCCCACGCGCGAGCTAGCTATCCAAATCGGCGAAAGCTTCGCCACCTACGGTCAAAACCTGAAACTGCGCCACGCCGTGATTTTCGGCGGCGTAAGCCAGCACCCGCAGGTAGAGGCCCTGCGGCGCGGCACCGATGTGCTCATTGCCACACCTGGCCGCCTGATCGACCTGATCAACCAAGGCTACGTTGACTTGAAGCGCCTGGAAATATTCGTGCTCGATGAAGCCGACCGCATGCTCGACATGGGTTTCATCAACGACATCCGGCGCATTTTGCCCTTGCTGCCCAAGCAACGACAGTCGCTGTTTTTCTCGGCCACCATGCCGCCTACCATTCAGCAACTGGCCGACAGCATTTTGCGCAACCCGCAGCAAGTAGCCGTTACGCCCGTTTCGAGCACTGCCGAAAAGGTGGAGCAAGCGGTGTATATGATCGAGAAGACCGATAAGCCCTACCTGCTGCTCGAGGTGCTCAGCAACCCGGAACTGCGCCGCGTGTTGGTCTTCACACGTACCAAGCACGGCGCCGACCGCGTAGCTAAGGGCCTCACCGCAAAAGGCATTGTGGCCGAAGCCATCCACGGCAACAAGTCGCAGAACGCACGCCAACGGGCGCTACAGAACTTTAAGAGCGGCGAAACGCGGGTGCTGGTTGCTACCGACCTAGCGGCTCGCGGTATCGACGTGGATGAGCTAAGCCACGTGGTGAATTATGAGCTGCCCAACGAGCCCGAAACGTACGTGCACCGCATTGGGCGCACGGGCCGCGCCGGCGCCGAAGGCATGGCGCTTTCTTTCTGCGATGCGGAGGAACGGGCTTACCTGCAAGACATTCAGCGGTTGATCAACCGCGAGATTCGGGTAGTAGACAACCACTCCTACGCCAACAACGACGTAGCGCCGGTGCCGCTCAAAGGTCCCAACATTACCAAACCCAAAGGCCCGGCGGGCCGTCCGCCCCGCCCCGGACGGGGTGGCGCCACCGGCGGCGCTGGCAGCAAGGCAGCCCGCGGTGCGGGGGCCGGCCACGCCCGCCCTGCCACGGCTCCGCGCCACAATCAGGATAGCCGCAGCAAGGCTTCTTCCCCAGGCCAAAGCGCTCCGGTTGCCGGAACGGGTAAGCCCCGCCCCAATAACAATAGCCGCCCTGGGCGCCGTCGCCGGCGCGACTAA
- a CDS encoding NUDIX domain-containing protein, translating into MKITKVETVYDGFYKMRKLTLEHEGEKLIRERFEPGNAVAALVFDTNKQQFAFVRQYRIGPETEMLEIPAGMLDKEGEPTEDAMRREIEEELGYAVDKLEHIVDLYPSPGGDAEQIKVFYAEVSRRTGEGGGVEGENENISVVMLSWDELLRENLQDAKSLVAVQWARLRLKD; encoded by the coding sequence ATGAAGATTACAAAGGTAGAAACGGTTTACGACGGCTTCTATAAAATGCGCAAGCTGACGCTCGAGCACGAAGGCGAAAAGCTGATCCGGGAGCGGTTCGAACCCGGAAACGCCGTTGCCGCGTTGGTTTTTGACACCAACAAACAACAGTTCGCATTCGTGCGCCAATACCGCATTGGCCCCGAAACCGAGATGCTGGAAATTCCTGCCGGCATGCTCGACAAAGAAGGCGAACCGACCGAAGACGCCATGCGCCGCGAGATTGAAGAAGAGCTCGGGTACGCCGTCGACAAGCTCGAGCACATCGTGGACTTGTACCCGTCGCCAGGCGGCGATGCCGAACAGATTAAGGTGTTCTACGCCGAGGTAAGCCGCCGCACGGGCGAGGGAGGCGGGGTGGAGGGTGAGAACGAGAATATCTCGGTGGTGATGCTGAGCTGGGACGAGCTACTGCGTGAAAACCTGCAAGACGCCAAGTCGCTTGTGGCTGTGCAGTGGGCACGGCTTCGGCTCAAAGACTAA
- a CDS encoding OmpA family protein, producing the protein MRLLLLLVLAVGWIELHAQNAASEPQVFRDAQAGYRISYPRGWQLERQPDHATAAFYAGGGARAAAVLATAQANPAGHELIDSVWVGIRRQPQAQVLRLAEHANGAYHEVRYDYTYSAAPAPALRTHVVGRRVWRNGYEYRLEYQAAISEDPDYLPEGRQLLESLSFVAPAPAKPTAAKAPVVRQSCDDKMYGIAALRQRNGIWEDDCRTIHEFSVGNPSAQPTIHRAVLPFQSYALAKGLDNCLYSVTKAPTDAPEYVYRYNPATREGGYTPWRLPAQGEENVWISAATDAQGDLYFITSDGNKLVKVSPADSSVRVVWNNDPVRRAAYYAAISFSGAGTHANFCLDDHDTVYQVYSTDGSLLKIDLKSQQPAPEMLQIDGLPKRGGYSDVLMQAGPDGKPVLYLAGPKALYRVDLAARQAQLVRRGVYTDLAGCNLFDAVPPPQTPAVAVAPVLPAPAASAPPRAAVWRGRILDAVTLQPLPQTRYKLRNSVGEEKIVALGADGSFAIEVEPGRSYVGQAQLGGYVVANSFYSANAGSYAEDILLQPLAEGVTLPLDDVQFQQGKAVLLASSHSSLDQLVGILSANPGIAIELLGHTDNVGDPQKNVVLSQKRAAAVKTYLVHHGIAAERIASVGFGGAKPRASNARESTRRLNRRVEFKITKVAQAQ; encoded by the coding sequence ATGAGGTTGTTACTGTTGCTGGTTCTGGCTGTGGGCTGGATTGAGCTGCACGCGCAGAACGCCGCCTCAGAGCCACAGGTGTTTCGGGATGCGCAGGCTGGCTACCGCATCAGCTACCCGCGCGGCTGGCAGCTGGAGCGCCAGCCCGACCACGCCACCGCTGCTTTTTACGCGGGCGGTGGCGCGCGCGCGGCAGCGGTGTTGGCAACAGCACAAGCAAACCCAGCAGGCCACGAACTCATCGACTCGGTGTGGGTGGGCATCCGTCGGCAGCCCCAGGCGCAAGTGCTGCGCCTGGCCGAGCACGCCAACGGCGCCTACCACGAAGTCCGGTACGACTACACCTACTCCGCTGCGCCCGCGCCGGCTTTGCGCACCCACGTGGTAGGGCGGCGGGTTTGGCGCAACGGCTACGAGTACCGGCTCGAATACCAGGCCGCCATCAGCGAAGACCCTGATTACTTGCCCGAGGGCCGGCAACTGCTCGAATCGCTCAGTTTCGTGGCGCCGGCTCCGGCCAAACCTACGGCGGCAAAGGCCCCGGTGGTGCGGCAGAGCTGCGACGATAAAATGTATGGCATTGCAGCTTTGCGGCAGCGCAACGGTATTTGGGAAGACGATTGCCGCACCATTCACGAGTTTTCGGTAGGCAATCCGTCGGCCCAGCCCACCATTCACCGGGCGGTGCTGCCGTTTCAGTCGTACGCCTTGGCCAAAGGGCTCGACAATTGCTTGTACTCGGTAACCAAAGCGCCCACCGACGCGCCCGAGTACGTGTACCGCTACAACCCAGCCACCCGCGAAGGAGGCTACACGCCGTGGCGTTTGCCGGCCCAGGGCGAAGAAAACGTATGGATATCGGCCGCCACCGACGCACAAGGCGACCTGTACTTCATCACCTCCGACGGCAACAAACTGGTGAAGGTAAGCCCGGCCGATAGCTCCGTGAGGGTGGTGTGGAACAACGACCCGGTACGGCGGGCTGCGTACTACGCGGCCATCAGCTTTTCGGGCGCCGGCACCCACGCCAACTTCTGCCTCGACGACCACGACACGGTGTATCAGGTGTACAGTACCGATGGCTCGTTGCTTAAAATCGATTTGAAATCGCAGCAGCCTGCTCCGGAGATGCTGCAGATCGACGGCCTGCCCAAGCGCGGCGGCTACAGCGACGTGCTGATGCAAGCCGGACCCGATGGCAAGCCGGTGCTGTATTTGGCCGGGCCCAAAGCTCTGTACCGCGTTGATTTGGCAGCGCGGCAAGCGCAGTTGGTGCGCCGCGGCGTTTACACCGATTTGGCCGGCTGCAACCTATTCGATGCAGTGCCGCCCCCGCAAACACCCGCCGTGGCGGTTGCCCCCGTGCTGCCGGCGCCTGCCGCCTCCGCGCCACCTAGGGCCGCAGTGTGGCGCGGCCGCATCCTCGATGCGGTAACGCTGCAACCCCTGCCCCAAACCCGCTACAAGCTGCGCAACAGCGTAGGCGAAGAAAAAATCGTGGCCCTAGGTGCCGACGGGTCGTTTGCCATTGAGGTGGAGCCGGGCCGCTCGTATGTGGGCCAGGCGCAACTTGGGGGCTACGTGGTGGCCAACAGCTTTTACAGCGCCAATGCCGGCTCCTACGCCGAAGACATCTTGTTACAGCCCTTGGCCGAAGGTGTAACGCTTCCGCTCGATGACGTGCAGTTTCAGCAAGGCAAGGCGGTGCTCTTGGCGTCGTCGCATTCTTCGCTGGATCAGCTGGTGGGCATCTTGTCGGCCAACCCGGGCATTGCCATCGAGCTGCTAGGGCACACCGACAACGTAGGCGACCCGCAGAAAAACGTGGTGCTGAGCCAGAAACGGGCCGCCGCCGTTAAAACGTATTTGGTGCACCACGGCATTGCCGCCGAACGCATTGCCAGCGTGGGGTTTGGGGGCGCCAAACCCAGGGCCAGCAACGCCCGCGAATCAACCCGCCGGCTTAACCGCCGCGTCGAGTTCAAAATTACTAAAGTGGCACAGGCGCAATAA
- a CDS encoding cytochrome-c peroxidase encodes MHRLTLALAALLFALVVGWSACQRPGSGPHTQAPASQALQQYLGHIRLFDADLLQLRQAVASNQPLKQQHAAFARARLQYKKLEYLAEYYSPSLAKLLNGPALVEVAEYDQTQRQIPPEGLQVVEGFLYPQAYAAGQRQLLLDQLDMMRSTVQSLQRAASTIALTDAHLFDAARLQLFRVLTLGLAGFDTPASPGAVAEAAASLSALETALRPYAQHRADRLLPLTQRFAAAQTYLGQHPNAANFDRLTFLTEYAHPLAREIWATQRALAINFFREARPLRPDAATLFEPFAFDANCYAPTPGQAATPAQIHLGQQLFFDPVLSGNGQRNCASCHRPSQAFADGLAKSLAFDGRSTVARNAPSLLNAALQRTQFYDGRVLYLEDQAAEVINNPNELHGSLSQAAQALNQHSAYRAAFAAAYPATRHQPLGEQHIKAALAGYVRSLVRLNAPFDRYVRGERQALSASAKRGFNVFMGKGKCGTCHFMPLFNGTVPPAFERSENEVLGVPAQASLHPRRLDADPGRQRILGIEWQRHAFKTPTVRNVALTAPYMHNGAYRTLEEVVEFYARGGGAGLGLNVPNQTLPFDKLELTATDKRDLVAFLHALTDTSGVLQHRALPGFGASPLAASAADQLFPKQR; translated from the coding sequence ATGCATCGATTGACTTTGGCACTGGCCGCCTTGCTGTTTGCATTGGTGGTGGGTTGGAGTGCCTGCCAACGGCCCGGCTCTGGCCCGCACACCCAAGCCCCTGCCAGCCAGGCGCTGCAACAATACCTAGGGCACATTCGCTTGTTCGATGCGGACTTGCTGCAGCTGCGCCAGGCCGTAGCCTCCAACCAACCGCTTAAGCAGCAACACGCCGCCTTTGCCCGCGCCCGGCTGCAGTACAAAAAGCTGGAATACTTAGCCGAATATTACAGCCCTTCGTTAGCGAAGTTGCTGAACGGCCCGGCGTTGGTTGAGGTAGCCGAGTACGACCAAACCCAGCGCCAGATTCCGCCCGAAGGCCTGCAAGTAGTCGAGGGGTTTCTGTACCCACAGGCCTACGCAGCCGGGCAGCGGCAGTTGTTGCTCGATCAGCTCGACATGATGCGCAGCACCGTGCAAAGCTTGCAGCGGGCGGCTTCCACCATTGCGCTTACCGATGCCCACCTCTTCGACGCCGCGCGGTTGCAACTGTTCCGGGTGCTGACGCTCGGGCTGGCAGGCTTCGATACGCCCGCTTCGCCGGGGGCCGTGGCCGAGGCCGCAGCCAGCCTAAGCGCGCTGGAAACCGCACTGCGCCCGTACGCACAGCACCGCGCCGACCGGCTATTGCCATTAACCCAACGCTTTGCCGCTGCCCAAACCTACCTAGGGCAGCACCCCAACGCTGCCAACTTCGATCGGCTCACCTTCCTCACGGAGTACGCCCACCCCCTGGCCCGCGAAATTTGGGCAACGCAACGGGCGTTGGCAATCAACTTTTTCCGGGAGGCCCGGCCTTTGCGCCCCGATGCCGCCACGCTGTTTGAGCCCTTCGCTTTCGATGCCAATTGCTACGCTCCCACGCCCGGACAGGCAGCCACGCCGGCGCAAATACACCTAGGGCAGCAGCTGTTTTTCGATCCGGTGCTGTCGGGCAATGGGCAACGCAACTGCGCCTCCTGCCACCGGCCTAGCCAAGCGTTTGCCGACGGGCTAGCCAAGAGCCTGGCATTTGATGGCCGTAGTACCGTGGCCCGCAACGCACCGAGCTTATTGAACGCCGCGCTGCAACGTACCCAGTTTTACGACGGCCGCGTGCTGTACCTCGAAGACCAAGCCGCTGAGGTAATCAACAACCCCAATGAGTTGCACGGTTCGCTAAGCCAAGCTGCCCAGGCCCTAAACCAACACTCCGCTTACCGGGCGGCGTTTGCGGCGGCCTACCCCGCAACGCGCCATCAGCCCCTGGGCGAACAGCACATTAAGGCAGCGCTGGCTGGCTATGTGCGCTCGTTGGTGCGGCTCAACGCCCCCTTCGACCGCTACGTGCGCGGCGAAAGGCAGGCGCTTTCTGCCTCTGCCAAACGGGGTTTCAACGTGTTCATGGGCAAAGGCAAGTGCGGCACCTGTCATTTCATGCCCTTGTTCAATGGCACTGTACCTCCCGCGTTCGAGCGCAGCGAAAACGAAGTACTGGGCGTGCCCGCACAAGCCAGCCTGCACCCGCGCCGCCTCGACGCCGACCCCGGCCGGCAGCGAATATTGGGCATCGAGTGGCAACGCCACGCTTTTAAAACGCCTACCGTACGAAATGTGGCCCTCACGGCCCCGTACATGCACAACGGGGCCTACCGCACCCTCGAGGAAGTAGTAGAGTTTTATGCCCGTGGCGGTGGCGCTGGCCTGGGGCTGAATGTACCTAACCAAACCCTGCCTTTTGATAAGTTGGAGCTTACTGCAACCGATAAGCGCGACTTGGTAGCCTTTCTGCACGCCCTCACCGATACCAGCGGGGTGCTACAACACCGTGCTTTGCCCGGGTTTGGCGCAAGTCCGCTGGCTGCTTCGGCCGCCGACCAGCTATTCCCCAAGCAACGCTAA